A single genomic interval of Zunongwangia sp. HGR-M22 harbors:
- a CDS encoding proton-conducting transporter transmembrane domain-containing protein — MMQQLIIYPLLFQLFLSIVLMFFWNKINAQKIISIGGSIIAVALSAYVFYFVWENGTQKVNAGDWDAPYGIVFVADTLAVTLVLLTALSGLAVSVFSAGSVIKDRLRFGYYPIFHFLLLGLTGAFLTGDLFNLYVWFEIIIISSFVLITIGGEKAQLEGAVKYFTLNILASTIFLTAIAVLYGLTGSLNMADLAGKVAAVENRGLVVVAAILFLIGFGTKASIFPLYFWLPASYHTPPAAVSAIFGGLLTKVGVYALIRVFTLIFVGDVFLGEILMVLAILTIFSGGVGALVQNNVRKVFSYLIICHIGYMIAGLGMFTEVAITGVIFYLIHDIMVKTNLFMVSGIIFKIKSSNSMRALGGFYANYPKLSLLIFIPLFSLVGIPPLSGFWPKISLIGEGFKTESYWTVAAIIFASFITLVIIAKLWAEVFWKDAKEIPEKPKFEYFSDLNKTKKTQFIVPIIFLSLISLYIGFGAEHIQLLSARIANELMNSQQYIDTVLNNS; from the coding sequence ATGATGCAACAATTAATCATATACCCTTTATTATTTCAATTATTCCTAAGCATAGTTTTAATGTTTTTCTGGAATAAGATTAATGCGCAAAAAATTATAAGCATTGGTGGTAGTATTATCGCTGTGGCGCTTTCAGCTTATGTATTCTATTTTGTTTGGGAAAATGGTACTCAAAAGGTAAATGCTGGAGATTGGGATGCGCCCTACGGGATTGTCTTTGTTGCAGATACTCTCGCCGTTACTTTAGTACTTTTAACAGCATTGTCTGGTTTAGCAGTATCGGTTTTTTCGGCCGGTTCTGTAATTAAAGATCGCCTACGATTTGGTTATTATCCTATATTTCATTTTCTGCTATTAGGTTTGACCGGCGCATTTTTAACCGGTGATTTATTTAACCTTTACGTTTGGTTTGAGATTATAATTATAAGCTCCTTTGTATTAATTACAATTGGTGGTGAAAAAGCACAGTTAGAAGGTGCTGTAAAATATTTTACTTTAAACATACTAGCGTCTACCATTTTCTTAACTGCTATTGCGGTACTATATGGTTTAACCGGTTCGTTGAATATGGCAGATCTTGCAGGTAAAGTTGCTGCTGTAGAAAATCGCGGACTCGTAGTAGTTGCCGCTATTTTATTCCTTATAGGTTTTGGTACAAAAGCATCTATTTTTCCACTGTATTTTTGGTTACCGGCTTCTTATCATACGCCACCCGCAGCTGTTTCAGCAATATTTGGTGGGCTGCTAACTAAAGTTGGTGTCTATGCTTTGATAAGAGTGTTTACATTAATTTTTGTAGGCGATGTGTTCTTAGGGGAAATCTTAATGGTACTGGCTATTCTTACTATTTTTAGTGGAGGTGTTGGTGCGTTGGTTCAGAATAACGTTCGTAAAGTTTTTTCATATTTAATTATTTGCCATATTGGTTATATGATAGCTGGTTTGGGAATGTTTACTGAAGTGGCTATTACCGGAGTTATTTTTTATCTGATTCATGATATCATGGTAAAAACAAATCTGTTTATGGTGAGCGGAATAATTTTCAAAATAAAATCTTCAAACAGCATGAGAGCATTAGGAGGTTTCTATGCGAATTATCCAAAGCTCAGTTTGTTGATTTTTATTCCTTTATTTTCATTGGTAGGAATTCCGCCATTGTCAGGATTTTGGCCTAAAATTTCATTGATAGGTGAAGGATTTAAAACCGAGAGTTATTGGACGGTAGCAGCAATTATTTTTGCCAGCTTTATTACCTTAGTGATAATCGCTAAATTATGGGCAGAAGTTTTTTGGAAAGATGCTAAAGAAATTCCTGAAAAGCCTAAGTTCGAATATTTCAGTGATCTAAATAAAACAAAGAAAACGCAGTTTATTGTACCAATCATTTTCTTAAGTTTAATATCACTTTATATTGGTTTTGGAGCAGAGCATATTCAATTGTTATCTGCTAGAATAGCAAATGAACTTATGAATAGTCAGCAATATATCGATACAGTTTTAAACAATAGTTAA
- a CDS encoding Na+/H+ antiporter subunit C, translating to MEILLAILIGLLYAAGIYMILRRSLVKLIIGIILLGNGANLLIFLLGRITKGLPPIIPENSEVFTEAYADPVPQALILTAIVISFGLQSFAIILVKRAHKVVRTDDLDEMNATDEDS from the coding sequence ATGGAGATATTATTAGCTATTTTAATAGGTTTGCTTTATGCGGCGGGGATTTATATGATCCTACGTCGTAGTTTGGTGAAACTAATTATTGGAATCATTCTGTTAGGGAATGGAGCTAATCTTTTGATTTTTCTTTTAGGCAGAATAACAAAAGGTTTGCCTCCTATAATACCAGAAAATTCTGAAGTTTTTACAGAAGCTTATGCAGACCCCGTTCCGCAGGCACTTATATTAACTGCTATTGTAATTAGTTTTGGATTGCAATCTTTTGCCATCATTCTTGTGAAAAGAGCTCATAAGGTGGTAAGAACAGACGATCTGGACGAAATGAACGCAACCGACGAAGATTCATGA
- a CDS encoding Na+/H+ antiporter subunit B, with the protein MKTIILRTASNYLLPVLLMFSIFILLRGHYLPGGGFVGGLVAAIAFVLHSFANGLKNTKALLKFHPGFLMPAGLALSFFSGLSPMLFAGDPFMTGLWYHGHVPVLGSVGSALFFDIGVYLVVVGVTLTIIFTISEAP; encoded by the coding sequence ATGAAAACCATCATATTAAGAACAGCATCTAATTACCTTTTGCCGGTTTTGTTGATGTTCTCAATTTTTATCCTTTTGCGAGGACACTACCTGCCGGGTGGTGGATTTGTAGGCGGTCTTGTAGCAGCTATTGCTTTTGTCTTACATTCTTTCGCTAATGGACTAAAAAATACAAAAGCTTTACTCAAATTCCATCCGGGATTTTTAATGCCCGCAGGTCTTGCACTATCTTTTTTTAGTGGACTTTCTCCAATGTTGTTTGCAGGAGACCCATTTATGACCGGGCTATGGTATCATGGGCATGTTCCTGTTTTAGGAAGTGTAGGTTCGGCATTGTTTTTTGATATAGGAGTTTATCTTGTAGTTGTAGGGGTAACATTAACCATAATCTTTACAATTTCTGAAGCACCTTAA
- a CDS encoding putative monovalent cation/H+ antiporter subunit A, producing the protein MLLAIFLGFLFALLLVFAGKFFKGKFAVLSSLIPLGLFVYFLQFIPEVMHGDVVKESYNWVPSFGVNLGFTLDGLSLLFCLMITGIGTLVFAYTSAYLHHHKYLDRFYAYLSVFMAAMLGLVLSDNVISLFTFWELTSISSFFLIGFNNTQEASRKSALTALGITGLGGMFLLAGVIVLGNITGTYSIAEMLNMAPELIKGHEYYSIAVILLFGAAFTKSAQFPFHFWLPGAMKAPTPVSTYLHSATMVKAGIYLVMRFTPVLGGEEIWNTTLIIVGGVTMLYSAIHSLFRTDLKGVLAYSTISALGILMFLIGMGTTESFTAAAVFIIVHALYKATLFLTTGIIDHQTGTRDVTVLSGLRKVLMPVGIAAIIAAISSAGIPPTIGFLGKELTYEATMHAPIIATLLIVGIVITKMLLLWAGFVAGIKPFQGSLPDSLKDTKMPGPLMWVPPIILAVLSLVFGVMPFIIEGSLIKPVVSALGGETGEIHLALWHGFNTVFVLSLVTITVGTILYFVIKPSKKLEMMIGKLEVASPKSLMEKFNIGFTQVSSFWTRVFQNGYLRNYVFIIIFFLVGMVGYTMVGSTKFNLDPAILSNISFYELVVSIIMCIAILFTVFTSSRLSAVVAMGVVGLTICLVFVFYSAPDLAMTQFSIDTLTVILFVLVLYRLPRYLKIQDHKMRIRDGILSLLFGGMIAVLALEVLSEPVNTEIGDFYAKNSYIMAHGKNVVNVILVDFRGADTMIEISVLTIAAIGVFGLLKLRLKRTDRVQ; encoded by the coding sequence ATGCTATTAGCAATATTTCTAGGATTTTTATTTGCTTTACTTTTAGTTTTTGCAGGAAAGTTTTTTAAAGGAAAGTTTGCTGTTTTATCTTCTTTAATACCCCTTGGACTTTTTGTCTATTTTCTTCAGTTTATTCCTGAAGTTATGCATGGGGATGTTGTAAAGGAAAGTTATAACTGGGTACCTTCATTTGGTGTAAACCTCGGTTTTACTTTAGACGGTCTATCACTTTTATTCTGCTTAATGATAACTGGGATTGGAACCCTGGTTTTCGCCTATACATCAGCTTATTTACATCATCATAAATATCTTGACAGGTTTTACGCCTATTTGAGTGTGTTTATGGCTGCGATGTTAGGTTTAGTTTTATCTGATAACGTAATAAGCCTTTTTACCTTTTGGGAACTTACCAGTATAAGCTCTTTCTTTTTAATAGGTTTTAATAACACGCAAGAGGCTTCAAGAAAGTCTGCATTAACCGCGCTTGGTATAACAGGTTTAGGAGGAATGTTTTTGCTTGCTGGCGTTATCGTTTTAGGTAACATAACAGGAACCTATAGCATTGCAGAAATGCTCAATATGGCACCTGAACTTATTAAGGGACATGAGTATTATTCGATAGCAGTGATTCTTTTATTTGGAGCAGCTTTTACAAAATCTGCACAGTTTCCTTTTCATTTTTGGCTGCCTGGTGCGATGAAAGCACCAACACCGGTTTCTACCTATTTGCACTCGGCAACGATGGTAAAAGCAGGTATCTACTTAGTAATGCGTTTTACACCTGTTCTTGGTGGTGAAGAAATTTGGAATACAACATTAATAATTGTCGGAGGGGTGACGATGCTTTACTCTGCAATTCATTCTTTATTTAGGACCGATCTTAAAGGAGTTCTAGCATATTCAACAATATCGGCTTTAGGAATTTTAATGTTCTTAATCGGCATGGGAACTACTGAATCTTTTACTGCCGCAGCGGTTTTTATTATAGTCCATGCTTTGTATAAAGCTACGCTTTTCTTAACTACTGGAATTATAGATCATCAAACAGGAACTCGTGATGTAACTGTGCTTTCTGGTTTGCGTAAAGTTTTAATGCCTGTTGGTATTGCTGCAATTATTGCTGCAATCTCTAGTGCAGGTATTCCCCCCACGATTGGATTTTTAGGGAAAGAACTTACTTACGAGGCAACTATGCATGCACCGATAATAGCAACTTTATTGATTGTGGGGATCGTTATTACAAAAATGTTGTTGCTTTGGGCAGGTTTTGTAGCCGGTATAAAACCGTTTCAGGGGAGTTTGCCCGATAGTCTAAAGGATACCAAAATGCCGGGACCATTAATGTGGGTTCCACCAATAATTTTGGCAGTGCTAAGTTTAGTGTTTGGAGTGATGCCTTTTATTATTGAAGGCTCTTTGATAAAGCCAGTCGTCTCTGCTTTAGGAGGTGAAACTGGTGAAATCCATCTTGCCTTATGGCATGGATTTAATACGGTGTTTGTCTTAAGTTTAGTGACCATTACTGTGGGGACAATTTTATACTTTGTAATTAAGCCTTCCAAAAAACTTGAAATGATGATTGGAAAATTAGAAGTGGCCAGTCCTAAAAGTCTTATGGAAAAATTTAATATTGGATTTACGCAGGTTTCTTCATTTTGGACTCGTGTTTTTCAGAATGGTTATTTGAGGAATTATGTGTTTATTATTATTTTCTTCCTGGTAGGAATGGTTGGCTATACTATGGTAGGAAGTACCAAGTTTAATTTAGATCCTGCAATTTTATCTAATATTAGTTTTTACGAGCTAGTGGTAAGTATTATAATGTGTATTGCTATATTATTCACGGTATTTACCAGTAGTAGATTATCTGCCGTTGTCGCAATGGGAGTAGTGGGTTTAACAATATGCCTTGTTTTTGTATTTTATAGTGCACCAGATTTAGCAATGACGCAGTTTTCCATAGATACTTTAACGGTGATTCTGTTTGTATTGGTGTTATATCGTTTACCAAGATACCTCAAGATTCAGGATCATAAAATGCGTATTCGAGATGGAATATTATCCTTGCTTTTTGGAGGTATGATAGCCGTTTTAGCACTCGAGGTTTTATCTGAACCAGTAAATACTGAAATTGGTGATTTTTACGCCAAAAATTCGTATATAATGGCTCACGGTAAAAATGTGGTAAACGTTATTTTGGTTGATTTTAGAGGAGCAGATACTATGATAGAAATTTCAGTACTTACTATTGCCGCTATTGGGGTATTTGGATTATTGAAATTAAGATTAAAAAGAACAGATAGAGTTCAGTAA
- a CDS encoding DUF2975 domain-containing protein — protein MKPPKILKHLLEFCYAAMLIIVLVTPLQLFFQFYSDNEIALEVNKRMITDFTLPIITLCIFRYFLIALEVYIIYLIKKLIDSFFENKLYSADQIHLFKKVGLFIIYTSLAKIISNIVANILIDPEEFRVSLDIGFNNLLFIIAVGLLFVFLSKVFKNARETQKENELTI, from the coding sequence ATGAAACCACCAAAAATCCTAAAGCATCTATTAGAATTCTGCTATGCAGCAATGCTCATAATCGTTTTAGTCACACCCCTACAACTATTTTTTCAGTTTTACTCTGATAATGAAATTGCTTTAGAAGTCAACAAAAGAATGATTACTGATTTCACTCTTCCCATTATAACACTATGTATTTTCAGATATTTTCTGATTGCCTTAGAGGTTTACATTATCTACCTTATAAAGAAACTTATAGATAGTTTTTTCGAGAACAAATTATACTCAGCAGATCAAATTCATCTTTTTAAAAAAGTAGGCCTTTTTATAATTTATACTTCACTGGCTAAAATTATCAGCAATATTGTAGCTAATATTCTTATAGATCCAGAAGAATTTAGAGTTTCATTAGATATTGGCTTCAATAATTTACTATTCATCATTGCAGTGGGACTATTATTTGTGTTTTTAAGCAAGGTCTTTAAAAACGCCAGAGAAACTCAGAAAGAAAACGAACTTACGATCTAA
- a CDS encoding helix-turn-helix domain-containing protein: MAIIINLDKVLEREGMKSNELADKIGITTANLSILKTGKAKAVRFSTLEAICEILNCQPGDILEYQEEN; encoded by the coding sequence ATGGCGATAATCATTAATCTAGATAAAGTTTTGGAACGCGAAGGAATGAAGAGTAATGAACTTGCCGATAAAATAGGGATTACTACGGCAAACCTTTCTATTCTGAAAACCGGAAAAGCCAAAGCAGTAAGATTCTCAACATTAGAAGCGATTTGCGAAATACTAAACTGCCAACCTGGGGATATTCTTGAATACCAGGAAGAAAATTAA